The following nucleotide sequence is from Manis pentadactyla isolate mManPen7 chromosome 13, mManPen7.hap1, whole genome shotgun sequence.
AGGGAGCACCAGTAATTAGGACTGTGGTGGAGATTTACACGGAGGGTGTCTGCTTCAGATCGTTGTCTTTATCTCTCAGGACATGATTGTTTGTACTTTTCTTCATTCACTTACAGTCTATGCTACATTATGTATgtaatcttttcatttttctatttgtctctTGGTAAACACACATAAACTATATCatctcaaccatttttaagtgtaaagaTCAAAGGTATGATGTGCATTCACATGTGAGGCCATCTACACCATCCCTCACCAGAACTTTCATTTTCAAACTATAACTCTATACCTATCACATAataattttctccattttcttttccctattcTCTTTCAATAACCATTATACTTTCTGTCCTTATGACTAAGAACACTCAAAGTAACTTGTATAATTGAAATCATGCAGGTTTTGCATTATTGTGACTGGCTCATTCACTTAGCATATTATCCTCAAAATCCATCCACATTTCAGCACATTCCAGAACACATTACACCCCTGTGTTTACTTCCACATTGTTTACAGATGTTCCTTCATTTTAaggtaatattccatcatgtgtattttcaacattttgcttatccatttatcCTTCAAAGGACACTTGTGTTGCATTCATTTCTTAGCTATTATGCATAATGCTGATGGGAACATGAATTCAGAACTACTGCTTCAAGAACCTGCTTTCAATATTTTGGGGAAtttacctagaagtggaatgcaGGCACATATTATAGTTAATGTTTAATTTGGGGACATCCCCAGACTCTTGTCCAGAGCaaatgcaccattttatattcccacaacCATGCACAACAGtttctcttctccacatcctcaccagcactggtTCTTTTCTGTCTTTGATAGCAGCTACTCTAATGGATTTTCAATGGTCTGTCATTCCAGTTTTGTTTGCCTTTGGTATCAGCATAATGGCAGCCTCATAAAAtcagtttggaagtgttcctacCTCTGCaacatttttggaaatgtttgagaggaatgtatatatgcatgtatatattttttctgttaaaGCATAGGTGATATAAAATATTGTATTTGTTTCAATTAAGTCACAAGAGTGAtttaacagttacacacattattaatccTGACCCCAACTAGTGTAGGTACTATAAGTTAACAGAAAAAGAGGCTGCACATTGCCAATCATCAGGAAACGCAAATCAGAACTACAGTGAGGTGTGACCTTACAACAgtgaatggccactatctaaaatataagaaataacaagttttggcaagaatgtgcagaaaagggaacaatcgtacactgttgctgggaatacCAATTGTTGcagacactgtggaaagcagtatggaggttcctcaaaaactaaaaatagaaataccatatgactgcATATCTCCACTTCAAGGGATTTACCCAAAAACAAATTATCTGATTccaaaagatgtatgcacccctgtATTTATTGCCCCATtacttacaataaccaaaatatggacACAGCCAAGCATCCATCAATAGAAGAGTGGATGAATATTAGGCAGTACATGTATGCAGTGGAATATTCAgtcagaaaatggaaagaaatcctgtcatttgggacaacatggattgaCCTAGAGAGCAGTATGTGAAATGAGATAAACAGGTGAAGAAAGataaataacatatgatttcactcatatgtggagtctaaaaacaaaaaagcaaaatgaacaaaagagcagtggggtcacagacactgagaagtgactggtgtgaccatggggaagggtggggaggtgggggaggctggcaaaggTCACAGAGGAGAGCCAAAATCTTGGTCGTTAGTTGGTCACACATACTCATATCAAATTATCACATATACATCTGAGAGTTATGTAATGTTAATTgttagttatatctcaataaaactgtaaaaattaaaatgaaatttcagaaactggaaaaaataagatAGCATTAAATTAAGACAGATTTCATGTATGTAACAAAAGAAAGTATACAAATCAGTAATCATGAACAGAGGTCAAGACAAAGTTGTGAAGGAAATATACTTACTGTTATTTTCAACCATAATACTGACTAGTGGTATTGTCTTTGACAAATCAATTCTACTATTAGTTTCAGATTgtttatcaataaaaataaaaataaaaagagtattTCACAAATGTTTCTTGAACTTTAAGTGAGAAAgtatatgtattcatatatacatgaACATATTTCATAGTCAAGAATTTATTAGTGCTGTTGGGATTTGTGATTATTGTTAATATCAATTAAGCTTTTAATACATATTAACTAACagtaaaagattatttttaagacaTAAGTAAAATATCCAAAAATTTTAACAGGGCTATCCATTAGCTTCTTTTGCTCTCTTAATTGCATTCCTCATCAGTCTCAGAGGGGATTTGTCAAAAGAAAAAGCATCCACTCAATGGGCATAGTAACGCCAGGGATGATGTCACTCTCCTACTTAATTATACGCTTAACCTGGACGTGCGCCATTAGCCCATCTGGATGGGATGAGAAACATCACCTGGTGGTAGTTTCAACCACAGTCGTAGACAACTGCAAGGGGAAAGGGTAATTATTGTTTTGAACTGCTCTGACACATTCTATTAGCTGAAAGAGCTTTCTCGATTTTGACCTATCTGTATTTAAGAAGGAAAGCATACATGCTTTTTCTTATGAAACTCCCTATATTGCATGTATTTACTGCAATGTATTAGGAAATATGTCTCTGTTTTCCAACTATTTCTGGGAAAAGGAATATATGCATTCATCCCCATTTACTGGAcgatgcattttcttttcttgagattGAAATTTGTAGAGGAAGAGCTACTATTTTACTTGGTGTGGGGATGATTTCTGAGGTTTATAAAACACTAGAAACAAGTGTCTCCATCATATTTATAGTTCCCCAGGGAAGCTGACATGGGCGCCTGTCACCAGGTCGTCCCCCATGGAGGGGAGGCACAGACTGCGGGGCCGACTCATGGGCAGAGATGAGTTCTCACTCTGTTTGGTTTGTGGCATTAGGCAGATAACCTGAGAACCTGAAGCTTTTATCATGTGAAAGGACAAAGTAAGATGAGTAAGTACCTCATAGGCTCCTGGGAAGGATGGAATGTGGTGAGCATTAGGACAATTCCTGGAATGCCATAAGCTTCAAATAAAGGTTTGGCATATGCCACAGACACTATCAATGACCTCAAGTTAAATATGCGCTAAACTGCTTCCATGAAACTCAAGGAATTGCGTTTGAGTAAGTCTGCATGGGGTGGGCGCCACTGCTGAGGATGGTGCAGATACGGCTCCCTGTCTGTCTGTATCCCAGGTGAGCTGCTTGCTGTGGCCTAGTGATGCTGATCTCCATTTACTGAGGTGCagcagtgatttgcccagtgaccCCAAATTCCCTTCCAGTATCCCTCCATCCACTCAGCAAACAGCTGAAGGTCTCACATGATTGCTACTTCTGCTAGCCCTCGTTTATTTTGACCACAAGTTTAGACTGGCAAACAGCTCTGTTTTGCAGTTAACTGGACTGTTTTTAACTTTTCACAGAGCTCAGGATCCATAGGCCAGTGAGAGTGCTATTTGAAAGGATAATTTTCTAACACAATATGTCCGTATTTCTTGGATATTTACATTAAGAAATTGAAATAACTGTCAGTGTTTTCAGCTGCTTTAACACCCTGAATAAATTCAATTTGTTAACAATTTGATTATAGTAATTAACATTTGTAATTAATGCAAtagtataaaaaatatttgacatgTGAAATATCTTTGGGAAACATCCCTGAAATATAGCCACCTCTCAACTCTTTCCAGAAAAAAGAGCCCATACTTCCCCCTTCACTAAATTTTAACTTgtcaaaaactgaaaatcagcAGAGATCTAATCTTcataagaaaatacagataaactATTACTGATTCCCTTAAGAAAGATCAGATATCTTTTGCATctatcattcattttatttgtattgtagttattttaaaattctactttaaatcatatttataaaacatttgttCCTGAATAGGCTGATTGTGACCTTCCTATGTGTAATGAATTTTAATTGGTCTTTGATTCATCTTCAGATGAATCAGAAGCTGCCCGTGAGCAGCAGGACTGAGGGGCCAACGGGAAACTGGAGTCAGGAATCTCTCTGTGTTATTCCATTTTCCTCATTGCATCTCAGTTTCCATGAAAATTATCTTctgtgacattaaaaaaaaaaattaggaaaaacaaaAGCTTGTCTGATTAATACCAATGACCTTCTAAACCCTATTTGTTGTCCTCTGATATTTATAGCAAATGGTAGAAGTTTTAAGATGATGAATTGCAACTTGGAAAAACATGTACTGCATAGAAGAAAAATGGATATCAGAATAAAGTTCTGCTTAACCCGgactaaaataagaaatatagtaTATGtgcatattcatttatatttatatacttgtgtttattaatttaaagtttttataattataaaaattatatatgtccATATACACATGTAAGTATGTATaataaagtataaatatatagACAAATTTATGCATAAATTCTTTAGGCACACAGAAATTATGAAATACAAATTATCTAAAACATATATAGATACTAAAACTGGTGAACTGACCTAACAGTGCATCTTATATCACCAGACAATAAGAGCAAGAGCCCTCGCTTACATATATTCTGTGcaattctctctatatatattatttatttaaaatagtggtatatatatgtattcactGTAACTGGTCATTATCTAACCACTTCCATAATTTGAGCTCATTTACTCCTAACCATGTCTGACATAATTGTGCTTGCCCTCATTTTATGTAGAGTGGAGAGGGGGATAGGGGCACAGGATAAGCTGGACCCACAGCTGCAGTACAGCTTCAGAGTCTGGGCTCCTAACGTTGCTCCTAGGATGTCCAGAGGGTTCCTTGGTGAGGCCCACAGGCTACTTCTAAATATACAGCTCAACCCACCCAACTTCACTGCTTCAACGTGTGACCCAGTCTCACAGTCACAAtgggttcaaacattcatatggatTATCTTGAACTGTGATTCAGTTACGTCTtaagttattttatatattaaggtataattgatatataacattatattagtttcaggtgtgcaaggTCCTGACTCAGTATTTGCATACATGGTGAaacataaagtattttttatatgGAATACAACTTCAAGAACTTTTGAGATCCTAATTGCTCCTTTACACCAGAGATGTTAATGATATTCTGAGTCCTTACAATGAAAATTTTAGGAGACTGTGATACCCTTTTTTAATAATTCACTTTTGTGTTTGCATAGACCCGTGACTATGCAAATTTCCCTAATTGATAAACTACATATGTCATGAGGTCATCTCATGACCATGAACTTTGACGACTTCACAAGTGACCAGTTATTTTGTCTCACAATTTTGCATTATTAATCGTCTGGCATATTCATAGAATTAAAGTTAACATGTAACCCCTAAATTTCCAGGACCATGGGGTTTCCTCCACTTAGCATGACAGGgttgatgcacacacacacatacaaacatacaaatacaccaatgcacacacacacacactaaatagTCATTCAGCAGGTGGCATCTCATGAGTGATTCATTACTTCTCTCCTTGGAGGGCCAGGTGAAATCATGGAGGACACCACCTGGAAGGCCAACCACTCAGGAAGGTCAGAGTTCATCCTGGTGGGAATCTTCAGTCAGTCCAAACACCCAGCTCTCCTTTGTGTGGTCATTTTTGTGGTTTTCCTGATGGCCTTGTCTGGAAACACCATCCTGATCCTTCTCATATACTCTAATGTccgcctccacacccccatgtactttttcatcaGCCAGTTGTCTCTCATGGACGTGACgtacatttctgtcactgtgcCTAAGATGCTCATGGACCGGGTCACAGGTGTGAACACGATCTCAGCCCCCGGATGTGGGATGCAGATGTTCCTCTATTTGACACTGGCAGGTTCAGAATGTTTCCTCCTGGCctccatggcctatgaccgctatgcagccatctgccatcctctccgtTACCCTGTCCTCATGAACCACAGGGTGTGTGTCCTCCTGGCATCTGGCTGCTGGCTCCTGGGATCAGTGGATGGCTTCTTGttcactcccatcaccatgaccTTTCCCTTCTGTGGATCCTGGgagatccatcatttcttctgtgaatttCCTGCTGTATTGACGCTCTCCTGCTCAGACACCTCCATGTATGAGACATTCATGTACCTCTGCTGTGTCCTCATGCTGCTCATCCCTGTGACTGTCATTTCAGGATCTTACTATTTTATCCTCCTTACCATCCACAAGATGAACTCAGCAAAAGGCCAGAAGAAGGCCtttgccacctgctcctcccacatgaCTGTGGTCACCCTCTTCTATGGGGCTGCCATGTACAATTACATGCTCCCCAGCTCCTACCACACCCCTGAGAAGGACATGGTGGTGTCTGTCTTTTACACCATACTCACTCCTGTGCTAAACCCTTTGATCTACAGTCTAAGAAATAAGGATATTATGGTGGCTCTGAAGAAAATGTTGAATGTGGGACCTGTCTTTCAAGAAACCATGAAGTAGGAATGTTTGATATTAATGTGCTAAGTATTCTGTCTACACATCATAAGTTTAGAAACTTATAGCAGAATTATTATTTAGACTTTTATAATTTTCACACGTCTTTTTAGAATTGTTTCCATATAGTAGAAAACTCTACAATTTATAACACTTCTCTATTCAAAATGGATTATACAATCCTTATTTGTGTTACATTTACTGTGTTGATAACTGCACTAACTGTAGAAGAATATCCATATTAGAAATATATGACAAAAATATTTAGAGGAAAAATATGAGAAACTACGATATTGAATTAATGATAGAGAGGGGATGAGAGAGAGGGAAGTGATAAAGCAAAAAAGGTAGAATGTTAATAACTGGAGAGTCTTGGTAAAGAGCATGTGGGTATTGTCTGTACCACTCATATTCATTCTACTTTACCATAAATGTAAAATTGTTCCATATAAATGGTTACAATTTCAATCCTCCctcctttttttgtgtttttattgtttCCCATTCTTATGTCTGCATTCTGTTTGGTGGCAGTGTATGTGATATACTATCTTCTAAAAATTCTCCTTTGAACATGCTCCAGTATTACCAAGACTGTCACCTGCATACTTTTATTTTGTCTGCCTCATCCCACATTTTCCGACAAAGACATCAAGTGGTGATTAATATTCCCCAGCAAGCAGATATTTTAGGGCCATGCGAAAACTATAAGCTCATAGTTGGAATATGAATTGGTGAAGGCCCCTTGCATGAGGCGACATCAGAGTTAAGTTTTGAAGTATATAATATTTacacaaaggaagaaagcaaATAGTCAAACTCATTTATTGAATCAATTacacaatatatatatgtcttatGTCATATTAATATCCAAAAATCTCAGTGTTAAACGGTGACTAGATGTTACCACAGTGGAGTGTAGGAGGCTGGATCGTGGAGAACTTGCTCAGAGACAAGATACCCCAGAAAAGCATGAGCAGCAGACATACAGGTATCCaagcaggaaaaggaaatattCCAGTGGCCCTTCCTTTCATGCTTTATATTATAGACTCGTTTCTTAGCCTTCTGTGATCTAGAAGTTTACAAACAGTTTTGAAAAGACCAGAATAACTCTTTAGTAATGTTAAACAGATAGCAATCAATTGGAGAAGTGAACAGTGGAGGTCAGGGGAGCAGGTGAGTATGGACGGGGAGCTGAACGGTGTTGGTCTATGTGCACCTGGACACCCTGAGCACCAGGAAGGCCTGTGTGGAAGATTATTTGGAGTGTGTGGGGCCTTGGACCTGCTTCACAAAGCCACAGACATGGTTGCACACTGACCATGATTAGTTGATGACTGTAAACTATGGATCTGAAGTGTTTGGGGAGACAATGTGGAGCAATTTCCAATATTTTTGTCACAGTAAAATAGAACTAATAAAATATGCATTCTTCTAATCTAAGTAATTGAAAAGCACATGTATCACTTCTCAACTTGGCAGACCATAAAGATACAGATATTAATGGTTCCACttacaacacacaaaatacagggaaaataatgaacaaaattaaacaaaatgttgTGTGCTACCATGTTCTTCAAAAAGGGGGATTACAGGTCGGCATAAGGTGAAGGGCATAAAGAGGTACCATCTTGAAGTCAGAAGAACAAATTAGTCAAAGGGATGGAAAGATAATATAGGGAACACAGCAAGTATCATTgtgatatctttgtatggtgacaaatgtTAATTACTGTTATTGTGGTGAGCACTTTGTACATAATAATCAAATCTGAatgttgtacatctaaaaccaatataatattttatatcaactacattttaataaaataaataaaaaatatgacacAGGCAGTAACTCTTGGGCATCAGCCTtagcatttttttcccctggataTGTCTCCTTAGTAcaacagaaaataaagcaaaaataaacatttggacTATGTCAAACTGAAAACTTTGACAGTGAAGGATAGCATAAACTAAATGAGAAGGCAGCCTACAGAATGagagactatatttgtaaattatatgtGTGATAAGAGGTAAATATCCgatacatataaagaacttatacaactcaacaccaaaaggaataatccaattaaatatgAGCACAATGTCcaaataggcatttttccaaagacataggGATGaccaacacacacaaaagaatgctCAGCATAACTAATCATCAGGTGACAGAAACCAATAACACAATTAGaaatcacatcacaccagtcaaaatgggaataacatgtgatggtgaggatgtggagaaagaaccCTCATGAGGTGTTCCTGAGAATATAAATTTGTGCGGCCACTATGGGGAAGGGTATGGAATTTCTTCAAACAACTGAAAATAATAATCCATatgattcagtaattccacttctgagtatttatgtaaagaaaataaaaacactaatttaaaagtATGCATTCATTCCTACATTTATTACATAATTAgaaacaatagccaagatatagaagaaaCCTGTGTTCACCAGTATATAATACTGACTAATAAGATGGATAcagtatatataaataatggaatattaatcagacaTAAgatataatgaaatcttgccatttatgacaatatGTATAACCAAAATGGTAtgttaaatgaaaattaagaatgctaacagaaaaagacaaatatcatttgatttcacttatatgtggaatctagaaaacagaataaaatgaccacagaaacaaaaacaaaaacaaaaacagactcataaatacagagaacaagctggtggttgccagaagggagCAGGTAGGGGTTTTGGTGAAATAGGTAAACAGGGTAAAGAGGCACAAGCTTctacttataaaataaataagtcatggtgaCAAAAATACAtgatagggaatatagtcagtaatgttTTATTAACGGTGTAAGTGACATCGTAACTGAATGTatagtggtgagcatttcatatcTTCAattcactgttctgtacacatggagcttatataatattttatgtcaTCTATAATtcagtgaaaataataaataaataggtaggtattattaaataaataaacaaaattcccCATTAACAACATAATGGTGCCATTGTATTATCTTGATAAATATTactcaaaaatgaatatttttatacagGTATCTTTCTTCACATATATGATTACGTTTTTAGGACAGATTTCCAGTGGGGTATTACAGACTCAAAAGATcaattactttataattttttatacaaATTGTTAATTTGCATGCTAAACAACACTAGCTAATTTAGACCCACCGTCTGAGAAGGAAGAGCTGCAGCTGCTCACATTCTGACTGTGCTGCAGAGTCTCTGTTCTCCCCCTCACGCATTTCTGCTCCTCCATGTCTGCTCTGTGGCCAGAGGGGGCGACTTGTCCCTCCGCCTTCTGGATGGTTTGGCCGGTGAGAGACCCCAGCAGCAGACTGGAGGGCAGGAGCAGACTGAGGTCTGGGTATTTCCTCCCTCAGCACCATCTCGGCCACAGTTGGCTGAGTTCCTCCACCTGGGGACCAGGTGTCACCAATGGTCATCCCCCCTTTCAGCTTCAGCTGCCATGGGTCCTGCAAACCAATGCTCCTCCTGCTGCCCCTCGGGACCAAGGCTGCAGAGAGCACCCCTTTGATGGTGCCATTGGCTCATTCTACATCTTTGATGAAATTCTTACCCCACCCACCTCTGTTTAACCTTCATCTAATCATTTAATACTGGCTACACTTTGCAGatactctgtactctttgtgtatcccttgactgactttgggggtggttgatttgactttgcatctgcttagtaattaattggtctactttctttactattgttttatttcttttggtgatagctatttagctttaggaacacttctatctatttcaatccctctaaaatacactgtagagatggtctgtgggaggtaaattctctcagcttttgcttatctggaaatgttttaatctgtccttcaaatttaaatgataatcttgctgagtagagtgttcttggtttgagacccttctgcttcattgcattaaatatatcatgtcactctatcctggcctgtaaggtttctgttgagaagtctgatgatagcctgatgggttttcctttgtatgtgttctttttctctctctgactgtttttaatactctgtccttatccttgatctttgccattttaattattatatgtcttggtgttgtcttccttgggtccctgtgttgggagatctgtgcacctccatggccttagagactatctccttccccaggttggggaagttttcagcaattacctcctcaaagatactttctatccctttctctctcttcttcttcttcttgtacccctaatgcaactattattccatttggattggttacacagttctctcaatattctttcattcctagatattctttttctctctgtgcctcagcgtctttgtattcctgttctctaatttccatttcatttactgtccTCTCTACTTCATCTAGTCTGctgttaaatccctccattgtacgtttcatttcagatactgtattcttgaacatttgtatctcattcctaaATTCccccctgagttcttgaatatttttctgtagcgccatgagcatgtttgtgatctttattttgaaatctctttcaggaagattgatgagttcagtttcacttggccctctttctgatgtttggGGAATTTGgggttgaaccaggtttctttgatgtttcatatttgtaggtgttgccctctagtgccccaaagctctactctttggagctgctcagcccctggagaaatggtgggggtcacaggggagcagctcTGGTACCTGTCGGGAGGAAAGAGgactttccttcttcctggctgcagtgcctgtctccattgctacggccagtgggcagagcacacagggagaagcctctatgctttgcacctgtagctgctgtaggcgggactggcctggtgcaatggtgggaACAGCTGCTTTGTGAGCTGGTGTCACACATGATGAATGTGCAGCAGAATGCGTATCATGGTGTGGGGCCTCGAATCtgggcagccagccaggggggtggagcacctgaagctcctgaaagttcccaacctgctgggcagagcactccaggacaattttgtccacctct
It contains:
- the LOC118920022 gene encoding olfactory receptor 2T29-like — encoded protein: MEDTTWKANHSGRSEFILVGIFSQSKHPALLCVVIFVVFLMALSGNTILILLIYSNVRLHTPMYFFISQLSLMDVTYISVTVPKMLMDRVTGVNTISAPGCGMQMFLYLTLAGSECFLLASMAYDRYAAICHPLRYPVLMNHRVCVLLASGCWLLGSVDGFLFTPITMTFPFCGSWEIHHFFCEFPAVLTLSCSDTSMYETFMYLCCVLMLLIPVTVISGSYYFILLTIHKMNSAKGQKKAFATCSSHMTVVTLFYGAAMYNYMLPSSYHTPEKDMVVSVFYTILTPVLNPLIYSLRNKDIMVALKKMLNVGPVFQETMK